In the genome of Chromatiales bacterium, one region contains:
- a CDS encoding LamG domain-containing protein, with protein sequence SRKGDREKFRSSMTVAAWVKTQQPNRTTYLLRQPYTNKEGNLIAFSISEDGTISFELVTNGKHQKLESGTLDKKLWGQWIHIAASWDGRDECGKAVLYVNGESIAQSCLGRPLSAENTNDLLLGETQDSTVDNANTLIDDVAIWRQPLMPMQIDAVYKLGDRFSYNASEVDALFNTPEKDGITQIGEHQWQRTTLEQTPNAAQLTIRVLPNATEIQFGDVMAIRCLSCIPS encoded by the coding sequence TCTAGGAAAGGTGACCGTGAAAAATTTCGCTCGTCTATGACAGTCGCAGCTTGGGTGAAAACACAGCAACCTAATCGAACTACCTACTTATTAAGACAACCGTATACGAACAAAGAGGGTAACCTTATCGCCTTTTCGATCAGCGAAGATGGCACTATCAGCTTTGAATTAGTCACCAACGGTAAACATCAAAAACTAGAAAGTGGCACCCTAGATAAAAAACTGTGGGGACAATGGATACATATAGCAGCGAGCTGGGATGGCAGAGATGAATGTGGCAAAGCTGTGCTGTATGTCAATGGCGAGTCTATTGCCCAATCTTGTCTAGGGAGACCGTTGTCGGCAGAAAATACCAATGATTTATTGTTGGGAGAGACGCAAGACTCTACTGTTGATAATGCTAATACTTTGATAGACGATGTTGCGATTTGGCGGCAACCGCTAATGCCGATGCAGATAGACGCAGTGTATAAGCTGGGTGATCGCTTTTCTTATAATGCATCGGAAGTAGATGCTTTATTCAACACTCCCGAAAAAGACGGCATAACGCAAATTGGAGAGCATCAGTGGCAACGCACGACATTAGAACAGACACCCAATGCCGCACAACTAACAATCAGAGTGCTGCCTAATGCAACGGAGATTCAATTCGGGGATGTAATGGCGATTCGCTGCCTATCTTGTATACCATCATAA
- a CDS encoding rod shape-determining protein: MLKKIFSLFSDDLSIDLGTANTLICMKGRGIVLNEPSVVATRITNNGSTISVEAAGHPAKEMMGKTPSNIKVIRPLKDGVIADFTTTEKMLQIFIHKVYEDRFLKSGGRALICVPCGATQVERRAIRESALGAGVSKVYLIEEPIAAAIGANLPISQAQGSMLLDIGGGTSEVAVLSLNGIVYSASVRFGGDRLDEAIINYLRKHYNVLIGEATAERVKSLIGTAYPTSQESKTKINAREVAGGLPRNITVSDNEIHEAMKPTLDNIVTAVKKALDETPPELSSDIAERGIVLTGGGALLRNLDVLISNETSIPVILADEPLNCVAQGGGKALELLDEKKITFLYEE; encoded by the coding sequence ATGCTAAAAAAAATTTTTTCACTTTTCTCAGATGATTTGTCGATAGACTTGGGCACCGCCAATACGCTGATTTGCATGAAAGGTCGAGGTATAGTGCTTAATGAACCATCAGTGGTCGCTACTCGTATTACCAATAATGGTTCTACCATCAGCGTTGAGGCTGCCGGTCACCCCGCTAAAGAAATGATGGGCAAGACACCCTCTAATATAAAAGTTATCAGACCTCTGAAAGACGGTGTGATAGCAGATTTCACGACCACCGAAAAGATGCTACAGATATTCATACATAAGGTTTATGAAGACAGATTCCTTAAATCCGGTGGTCGAGCTCTTATCTGCGTACCATGCGGAGCAACGCAAGTTGAAAGGCGAGCGATTCGTGAATCAGCTTTGGGTGCTGGGGTAAGCAAAGTTTATCTGATAGAAGAACCTATAGCTGCAGCTATAGGTGCAAATCTTCCTATCAGCCAAGCGCAAGGTTCCATGTTATTAGATATTGGCGGGGGTACTTCCGAAGTAGCAGTGCTATCGCTCAACGGCATCGTTTATTCGGCTTCGGTTCGATTCGGCGGTGACCGACTAGACGAAGCGATTATAAATTATCTGCGCAAACATTACAATGTGCTGATAGGCGAGGCGACCGCAGAGCGGGTCAAAAGTTTAATAGGTACCGCCTATCCAACCTCACAGGAGAGCAAAACAAAAATCAACGCCCGCGAAGTTGCTGGCGGCCTGCCTAGAAATATCACCGTATCCGACAACGAAATCCACGAAGCAATGAAGCCAACATTGGACAATATCGTTACCGCAGTTAAAAAAGCACTGGATGAGACACCACCAGAACTAAGTTCCGATATTGCAGAACGCGGCATAGTCCTAACCGGTGGCGGTGCCTTATTAAGAAACCTTGATGTTTTAATCTCTAATGAGACTTCCATCCCGGTGATCCTCGCTGACGAACCATTGAACTGTGTCGCCCAAGGCGGAGGTAAGGCATTGGAGTTATTGGATGAGAAGAAAATAACTTTTCTATATGAGGAATAA
- the mreC gene encoding rod shape-determining protein MreC: MKELFSPRNLTSKLIFFISLSIALIIVDYQFSYLDKVRYYTNLLGYAVRYVANLPYHGTLMTYQYLQERSELLEKKHWLQNENTQLQARLSEMSALKHKNRHLQELMNLLEKDVDQQFTVVKLVGVLSSLVEQKIIIDRGQKSGVYIGQPVLGTNGIIGQVAEVTALSATVVLISSPGYTLLGEIERSGLRVVVSGIGNAERLQLLYVPATADIKVSDQIITSGLDNKYPYGYPIGTVLSIEKPEGNSFATIDIKPNAKLNHNLEMVLVWPDQSTAISK; the protein is encoded by the coding sequence ATTAAAGAATTATTCAGTCCTCGTAATCTCACTTCTAAACTTATCTTTTTTATTAGCTTATCCATAGCGCTGATAATAGTCGACTACCAATTCAGCTACCTAGATAAAGTACGTTATTACACCAATCTACTTGGTTATGCGGTTCGTTATGTAGCAAACCTACCTTACCATGGCACCCTAATGACCTACCAATATTTACAAGAACGCTCGGAATTATTGGAAAAAAAACATTGGCTACAAAACGAAAATACTCAACTGCAAGCGCGCTTATCCGAGATGTCAGCACTCAAACACAAAAACCGCCATCTTCAGGAGTTGATGAACCTACTTGAAAAAGATGTAGATCAACAGTTTACAGTAGTAAAACTGGTCGGCGTACTTTCATCGCTTGTAGAACAAAAAATTATTATTGATCGAGGGCAAAAAAGCGGCGTTTATATAGGTCAACCAGTTCTTGGAACCAATGGTATCATCGGGCAGGTCGCTGAGGTCACTGCGCTCAGTGCTACAGTGGTACTAATTTCCAGTCCTGGGTATACGCTACTCGGAGAAATTGAAAGATCCGGACTCAGGGTGGTTGTGAGCGGCATTGGCAATGCCGAACGTTTACAGTTGCTTTATGTGCCGGCTACCGCCGATATCAAAGTCAGTGATCAGATAATCACCTCAGGCTTAGATAATAAATATCCCTACGGCTATCCTATAGGGACGGTATTAAGTATAGAAAAACCAGAAGGGAATAGCTTTGCAACTATTGATATAAAACCAAATGCCAAACTAAACCACAACTTAGAAATGGTACTGGTCTGGCCCGACCAATCAACAGCAATCTCTAAATGA
- the mreD gene encoding rod shape-determining protein MreD — MKTFKEKAQLMRREYGLVWGVVLLALIMDVLPMPHWGYYYWPHWTLLTVIYWVLALPYRFNIKFAWSTGLLVDFISGNWLGQNALLYTLVAYATILLHKRLRFYMLEQMVFVAVVIGIYILLTIWIEGVAEVGETIWNKLWSVFTSMLTWLWVYAVLRHLRRKVYYSMAQG; from the coding sequence ATGAAGACCTTCAAAGAAAAAGCGCAACTGATGAGACGCGAATATGGACTGGTCTGGGGTGTGGTACTGCTGGCGTTGATTATGGATGTGTTACCTATGCCTCACTGGGGCTATTACTACTGGCCTCACTGGACACTGCTGACAGTTATTTATTGGGTACTCGCTCTGCCTTATAGATTTAATATCAAGTTTGCCTGGTCTACCGGATTATTGGTAGATTTTATTAGTGGTAACTGGCTCGGACAAAATGCATTGCTTTATACTCTAGTTGCTTATGCAACGATTTTATTGCACAAACGGTTACGTTTTTATATGCTAGAGCAAATGGTATTCGTTGCTGTGGTAATAGGCATTTATATACTCCTCACAATATGGATTGAAGGCGTAGCTGAGGTTGGTGAAACTATTTGGAACAAGTTGTGGTCGGTATTTACCAGTATGCTCACTTGGCTTTGGGTATACGCGGTACTCCGCCATCTAAGACGCAAAGTCTATTACTCTATGGCACAAGGATAA
- the pheA gene encoding prephenate dehydratase translates to MKDNEIENLRTTIDDIDAQLLKLLNERAQCAIQVGQAKNKNNENASCYRPAREAAHLRELLSANLGPLPKATVSMLFEEIISACRALEQKLTVVFLGPSGTYTEQAVYKHFGHAVSLKSCATIEEVFRCIATNKAYYGVVPVENSSEGSVSNTLDHFMSNDIKIIGESELRINHCLLTKQSRVEDIQKVYGHSQSLAQCRNWLSAHLPDSVQINVESSSQAIQKLNEDYPAAAIASAYAAELYKLNIIARDIEDSASNTTRFLILGSQFPPPSGHDKTSILLLTRHKAGALAHLLKILADQNINLTRIESRPSGRVNWEYAFFLDIEGHCEQEHIKQGLAALDKEADFYKLLGSYPCAIE, encoded by the coding sequence ATGAAAGACAACGAAATAGAAAATTTACGCACAACTATAGACGATATAGATGCACAACTGTTAAAACTGCTGAATGAGCGTGCTCAATGTGCGATACAAGTCGGACAAGCAAAAAACAAGAATAACGAGAATGCTAGCTGTTATAGGCCGGCTAGAGAAGCAGCGCATTTAAGGGAACTATTATCCGCTAATCTGGGGCCGTTGCCTAAAGCAACCGTATCTATGTTATTCGAAGAGATTATTTCGGCGTGTAGAGCATTGGAGCAGAAATTAACCGTAGTTTTTTTAGGACCATCAGGCACCTATACCGAACAGGCTGTATATAAGCATTTTGGTCATGCCGTATCGTTAAAATCTTGCGCTACCATAGAGGAAGTATTCCGTTGCATTGCAACGAATAAAGCCTATTATGGTGTCGTGCCAGTGGAAAATTCAAGCGAGGGTAGCGTGAGTAATACACTGGATCATTTTATGAGTAACGATATAAAAATAATCGGCGAATCAGAACTGCGTATCAATCACTGTCTGTTGACTAAACAAAGCCGAGTCGAAGATATACAAAAAGTATATGGGCATTCACAATCTCTCGCCCAATGTCGTAATTGGCTTAGCGCACATTTGCCAGATAGTGTACAAATCAATGTTGAGAGTAGTAGCCAAGCGATACAAAAACTAAACGAAGACTACCCTGCCGCAGCAATTGCCAGTGCTTACGCCGCAGAGTTGTATAAGCTCAACATCATAGCTCGAGACATAGAAGATAGTGCAAGCAACACCACCCGCTTTCTGATTTTAGGTTCTCAATTTCCGCCACCCAGTGGCCACGATAAAACCAGCATTTTACTATTGACGCGGCATAAGGCTGGGGCACTGGCACACTTATTGAAAATACTGGCTGATCAAAATATTAATTTGACGCGTATCGAGTCTCGCCCGTCTGGGCGTGTTAACTGGGAGTATGCTTTTTTCCTCGACATAGAAGGGCATTGCGAGCAAGAGCATATTAAGCAGGGGCTTGCGGCGTTGGATAAAGAAGCCGATTTTTATAAATTATTGGGTTCTTATCCTTGTGCCATAGAGTAA
- the serC gene encoding 3-phosphoserine/phosphohydroxythreonine transaminase, with protein MPKTEMRISDAHQLYNFSPGPATLPEVVLQKSQQLVSAKHPVALLEISHRSAYVDDVIERMQYTLRDMLSIPDDYEILFASGGSRAQYAALAMNLGYAKSADYFDTGYWSRYATSEAQKYIEKNKLSIITSITDEPPLSLPATDEWQLNEDAAYRHYVSNETFIGFEFCAADYIRDGTLVADMTSNFLTDTIDVKAHKMIYAGAQKNAGVSGLVYIIVRRDVLAEARHPLTPALYDYDKLLATGSRPTTPPVFSWLVAQLMLEWIVQQGGVQEMQQRCHHRSTMLYDCIDRSSFYTNPISPAYRSRVNIFFNLPTVALEQKFIVAAEAQGLWGLKGHSQTGGIRASLYNGMPISGAETLVEFMKDFERMAG; from the coding sequence ATGCCGAAGACTGAAATGCGCATCAGTGATGCCCATCAACTTTATAATTTTTCTCCTGGGCCGGCGACTTTGCCAGAAGTAGTATTGCAAAAATCCCAGCAGCTGGTCTCAGCCAAACATCCAGTAGCATTGTTGGAGATAAGTCACCGAAGTGCTTATGTAGACGATGTTATTGAACGCATGCAGTATACCTTGCGCGATATGCTCTCTATACCAGACGACTACGAGATATTGTTTGCCTCAGGCGGTAGCCGCGCCCAATATGCAGCACTTGCGATGAACCTCGGTTATGCCAAAAGTGCGGATTATTTCGACACCGGTTATTGGTCTCGCTATGCTACCTCCGAAGCACAGAAGTATATCGAAAAAAACAAACTGTCTATTATCACTTCAATTACTGATGAACCTCCGTTGTCGCTACCCGCTACTGATGAGTGGCAACTTAATGAGGATGCTGCGTATAGACATTATGTATCAAACGAGACTTTTATCGGCTTTGAGTTTTGTGCCGCTGATTATATAAGAGATGGCACTTTGGTGGCCGATATGACCTCTAATTTTTTAACAGATACGATAGATGTAAAGGCGCATAAAATGATTTATGCAGGCGCACAAAAAAATGCCGGTGTCTCAGGCTTGGTTTATATCATAGTGCGGCGCGATGTTTTAGCCGAAGCGCGACACCCACTGACCCCTGCATTGTATGATTATGATAAATTATTAGCCACTGGTTCTAGGCCGACAACACCGCCGGTATTTTCGTGGCTAGTTGCACAACTGATGCTGGAATGGATAGTGCAGCAAGGCGGAGTGCAAGAGATGCAGCAGCGGTGCCATCACCGCTCAACGATGCTCTACGATTGTATAGACAGATCGTCGTTCTATACCAATCCTATCTCTCCCGCATATCGTTCGCGAGTGAATATATTTTTTAATTTGCCAACCGTTGCCCTTGAGCAAAAATTTATAGTGGCTGCCGAGGCGCAGGGGTTGTGGGGATTGAAAGGGCATAGCCAAACTGGTGGTATACGCGCGAGCTTGTATAATGGAATGCCGATTTCGGGTGCTGAGACATTGGTTGAATTTATGAAAGATTTTGAACGGATGGCAGGATGA